One genomic region from Bubalus bubalis isolate 160015118507 breed Murrah chromosome 24, NDDB_SH_1, whole genome shotgun sequence encodes:
- the PSMG3 gene encoding proteasome assembly chaperone 3, which translates to MEGKPLLTSKQKTAVVCGVPTQVVCTAFSSHILVVVTQLGKMGTLVSLEPSSVTSDVGKPVLTTKVLLGKDEPLVHVFAKNLVAFVSQEAGNRAVLLALAVKDKSMEVVEALKEAIQMCQVW; encoded by the exons ATGGAAGGTAAACCCTTGCTGACGTCCAAGCAGAAGACTGCGGTGGTGTGCGGAGTCCCCACCCAGGTGGTCTGCACGGCCTTCAGCAGCCACATCCTGGTGGTGGTGACCCAGCTGGGGAAGATGGGTACCCTGGTCTCCCTGGAGCCCAGCAGTGTGACTAGTGACGTCGGCAAGCCTGTGCTGACCACCAAAGTCCTCCTCGGGAAGGATGAG CCGCTCGTCCATGTCTTCGCGAAAAACCTGGTGGCATTTGTGTCTCAAGAAGCTGGAAACAGAGCTGTCCTCCTCGCCCTGGCCGTGAAGGACAAGAGCATGGAGGTGGTGGAGGCCCTGAAGGAGGCGATCCAGATGTGCCAGGTGTGGTGA